Proteins found in one Oryza glaberrima chromosome 4, OglaRS2, whole genome shotgun sequence genomic segment:
- the LOC127770351 gene encoding uncharacterized protein LOC127770351 — protein sequence MAGEEIGASEEHGCAAGGEPMNDYERQRLARIRENEARLQALGIRRLAASPLLHSPASSAGGKGKRKSRAADADEEYLPSDGGEDDEEEESSSTSDQDGEEEEDAEASSRSRKKGKKKVLNSGKSSQVTHRKENAHLADSVDDDAALQQAIALSLAESLENSVPAMSGETPSTGMKGSGSTPCKKNNTVPIQDSAKTMRIKKQGKSRIQLTEDDVVAFFFSFDEVGKGYITPWDLERMATVHDFIWTDSEISKMIHCFDSDRDGKINLEDFRTIVSRCNMLQEPEKSG from the exons ATGGCGGGAGAGGAAATCGGCGCGAGCGAGGAGCACGGGTGCGCCGCGGGAGGCGAGCCCATGAACGACTACGAGAGGCAGCGGCTGGCGCGGATTCGGGAGAACGAGGCGCGCCTCCAGGCCCTCGGCATCCGCCGGCTCGCCgcgtcccctctcctccacagcCCGGCTTCATCGGCGGGGGGCAAGGGGAAGCGGaagagccgagccgccgacgcGGACGAGGAGTACCTCCCGTCCGACGGCGGagaggatgatgaggaggaggagagctcgTCGACCAGCGACCAGGatggcgaggaagaggaggacgcCGAGGCTTCCTCTAGGTCTCGGAAAAAG GGAAAGAAAAAGGTACTGAACTCAGGAAAGTCTTCTCAAGTTACGCATAGAAAAGAGAATGCTCACCTCGCTGATTCTGTGGATGATGATGCAGCCTTACAGCAG GCAATTGCTCTGTCCCTGGCAGAATCTTTAGAAAATTCTGTGCCAGCAATGAGTGGAGAAACTCCAAGCACAGGGATGAAAGGAAGTGGTAGCACACCATGCAAAAAGAATAATACTGTACCCATTCAAGACTCAGCTAAAACCATGAGGATAAAAAAGCAG GGCAAGAGCAGGATACAACTGACAGAAGATGATGTGGTTGCATTCTTCTTTTCATTTGATG AAGTTGGAAAAGGATATATCACGCCGTGGGATCTTGAACGAATGGCCACAGTGCATGATTTCATCTGGACGGATTCTGAGATATCAAAGATGATCCATTGCTTTGATAGTGACAGGGATGGAAAG ATTAACCTTGAGGATTTCCGCACCATTGTATCCCGATGCAACATGTTGCAGGAGCCTGAGAAGTCAGGATGA
- the LOC127770353 gene encoding vesicle-associated protein 1-2-like isoform X1 codes for MGSDSKELLGIEPLELRFPFETKKQISCSMQLTNRTDDYIAFKVKTTSPKKYCVRPNSGIVPPRSTSDVIVTMQAQREAPADMQCKDKFLVQSVVVTEGTTTKDVTGEMFNKGSGNVVDERKLKVVYVQPPRPPSPVREGSEEGSSPRASLSEGGNLNYEDTQTTRESDEPPLLSATRAHKDAEDVTSDSETSALISRLTEERNSAIQQNNKLLEEMDPVRREISKQNGGFPFVFVVVVALLGILLGYIMKR; via the exons ATGGGCTCCGACTCCAAGGAGTTGCTCGGGATCGAGCCGCTCGAGCTCCGGTTCCCCT TCGAGACGAAGAAGCAGATCTCATGCTCCATGCAGCTGACGAACAGAACAGATGACTACATCGCCTTTAAG GTCAAGACAACTAGCCCAAAGAAGTACTGCGTCAGGCCGAACAGTGGCATTGTGCCGCCACGGTCCACCAGCGATGTCATCG TAACAATGCAAGCCCAACGGGAGGCACCAGCAGACATGCAGTGCAAAGACAAGTTTCTAGTGCAGAGCGTTGTGGTGACTGAAGGCACAACAACCAAGGATGTCACTGGAGAGATG TTTAACAAAGGATCAGGTAATGTGGTGGATGAGAGGAAGTTGAAGGTTGTCTATGTCCAACCACCACGACCACCATCCCCCGTGCGTGAGGGATCTGAAGAAGGCTCGTCTCCTCGGGCTTCATTATCAGAAGGGGGCAACTTGAATTATGAAGAT acgCAGACAACTCGGGAATCTGATGAGCCACCATTGCTATCT GCTACAAGAGCACACAAGGATGCAGAAGATGTAACATCTGATTCTGAG ACATCTGCTTTGATTTCAAGATTGACAGAAGAAAGAAACTCTGCTATTCAGCAGAACAATAAGCTTCTCGAGGAGATG GACCCTGTGAGGAGGGAAATTAGCAAGCAGAATGGTGGTTTCCCTTTTGTGTTCGTGGTGGTCGTTGCTCTTCTGGGAATTCTACTGGGGTATATCATGAAGAGATAG
- the LOC127770353 gene encoding vesicle-associated protein 1-2-like isoform X2: MGSDSKELLGIEPLELRFPFETKKQISCSMQLTNRTDDYIAFKVKTTSPKKYCVRPNSGIVPPRSTSDVIVTMQAQREAPADMQCKDKFLVQSVVVTEGTTTKDVTGEMFNKGSGNVVDERKLKVVYVQPPRPPSPVREGSEEGSSPRASLSEGGNLNYEDTTRESDEPPLLSATRAHKDAEDVTSDSETSALISRLTEERNSAIQQNNKLLEEMDPVRREISKQNGGFPFVFVVVVALLGILLGYIMKR; encoded by the exons ATGGGCTCCGACTCCAAGGAGTTGCTCGGGATCGAGCCGCTCGAGCTCCGGTTCCCCT TCGAGACGAAGAAGCAGATCTCATGCTCCATGCAGCTGACGAACAGAACAGATGACTACATCGCCTTTAAG GTCAAGACAACTAGCCCAAAGAAGTACTGCGTCAGGCCGAACAGTGGCATTGTGCCGCCACGGTCCACCAGCGATGTCATCG TAACAATGCAAGCCCAACGGGAGGCACCAGCAGACATGCAGTGCAAAGACAAGTTTCTAGTGCAGAGCGTTGTGGTGACTGAAGGCACAACAACCAAGGATGTCACTGGAGAGATG TTTAACAAAGGATCAGGTAATGTGGTGGATGAGAGGAAGTTGAAGGTTGTCTATGTCCAACCACCACGACCACCATCCCCCGTGCGTGAGGGATCTGAAGAAGGCTCGTCTCCTCGGGCTTCATTATCAGAAGGGGGCAACTTGAATTATGAAGAT ACAACTCGGGAATCTGATGAGCCACCATTGCTATCT GCTACAAGAGCACACAAGGATGCAGAAGATGTAACATCTGATTCTGAG ACATCTGCTTTGATTTCAAGATTGACAGAAGAAAGAAACTCTGCTATTCAGCAGAACAATAAGCTTCTCGAGGAGATG GACCCTGTGAGGAGGGAAATTAGCAAGCAGAATGGTGGTTTCCCTTTTGTGTTCGTGGTGGTCGTTGCTCTTCTGGGAATTCTACTGGGGTATATCATGAAGAGATAG
- the LOC127770350 gene encoding uncharacterized protein LOC127770350, translating to MKLQCRFRGQPRPASGTPALRRRHVQRLRAPAGERPRGVQSVLKAQMSSCTMASLICSQIKLSKAHIRNRRQIHENGQIRLPKSLYWKPLHSGHFENIVLRCTQNLSWEASLPYASAEDGANIIKGTEVVEPIDTEEAPEIPILQSDQDFVEVIKEPSMQLTTFKLPMWLLGPSILLVTSIVPTLWLPLSSVFLGPNIAGLLSLVGLDFIFNMGAMLFFLMADACGRPEANSSELIKQIPTSYRFWNLAASIVGFLVPLALFFASHKGTLQPHIPFIPFAVLLGPYLLLLSVQVLTEMLTWHWKSPVWLVAPVVYEGYRVLQLMRGLQLADEITAPGWMVQSLRGLVSWWVLVLGIQLMRVAWFAGLNFASTSSTKCYSDATPGTVWGCSQVPSSSTSSVDRIDEQLSDCV from the exons ATGAAGCTGCAGTGCAGGTTCAGGGGGCAGCCGCGACCTGCGTCCGGGACTCCGGCGCTGCGACGACGACACGTTCAGAGACTCCGGGCTCCCGCCGGCGAGAGGCCGAGGGGAGTCCAATCCG TGTTGAAGGCACAGATGTCATCCTGTACCATGGCCTCTTTAATTTGTTCACAGATAAAATTAAGCAAAGCACATATTAGGAACAGGAGACAGATTCATGAGAATGGACAAATCAGATTGCCTAAATCTCTTTATTGGAAACCTCTACACTCTGGccattttgaaaatattgtctTGCGATGCACTCAAAATTTGTCTTGGGAGGCCTCCCTTCCATATGCCTCTGCAGAAGATGGTGCCAACATTATTAAGGGAACTGAAGTTGTTGAACCTATTGATACAGAAGAAGCACCAGAAATTCCGATCCTCCAGAGTGACCAGGATTTTGTGGAGGTGATAAAAGAACCTTCCATGCAGCTGACAACTTTTAAACTGCCAATGTGGCTTTTAGGGCCTTCAATTCTGTTGGTTACGAGTATAGTTCCAACTTTATGGCTACCATTGTCTTCAGTGTTTCTTGGTCCCAACATTGCCGGCCTTCTATCCCTAGTGGGACTTGACTTCATTTTTAACATGGGAGCAATGCTGTTTTTCCTTATGGCTGATGCTTGTGGGCGTCCGGAGGCCAATTCATCCGAACTGATAAAGCAGATCCCAACTTCTTACAGGTTCTGGAATCTGGCTGCCAGCATAGTAGGCTTTCTTGTTCCTTTGGCCCTGTTTTTCGCATCTCATAAGGGTACTCTGCAGCCACATATACCATTCATTCCGTTTGCAGTGCTGCTTGGACCATATCTCTTGCTCCTTTCTGTACAAGTTTTGACTGAGATGCTTACTTGGCACTGGAAATCGCCAGTTTGGTTGGTGGCCCCTGTGGTTTATGAGGGTTACCGAGTTCTACAGCTGATGAGGGGTCTTCAGTTAGCCGATGAGATCACTGCGCCTGGATGGATGGTGCAAAGTCTTCGTGGTTTGGTGTCATGGTGGGTTCTGGTTCTAGGCATCCAACTGATGCGCGTGGCTTGGTTTGCTGGACTCAATTTTGCAAGCACTTCAAG CACGAAATGCTATTCTGATGCTACTCCTGGCACCGTCTGGGGTTGCTCACAGGTGCCTTCTTCATCAACTAGTTCAGTAGATCGTATAGACGAACAATTATCAGACTGTGTGTAA
- the LOC127771427 gene encoding peroxisomal membrane protein 11-4: MSAGDTLDKLVVFLAKRDGIDKLVKTFQYVSKLAHWAAESSSPGLAGRAKNWETSAGLSRKAFRTGRFLTGLNGLRRAPGEFGALAVLANAGEMVYFFFDHFTWLSRVGVLDAWLARRMSFISAFGESVGYVFFIAMDLIMIRRGLRQERKLLREGGKDKDKEVKKIRMDRVMRLMATAANVADLVIGIADIEPNPFCNHAVTLGISGLVSAWAGWYRNWPS, from the coding sequence ATGAGCGCCGGCGACACGCTCGACAAGCTCGTGGTCTTCCTCGCGAAGCGCGATGGCATCGACAAGCTGGTCAAGACGTTCCAGTACGTGTCCAAGCTCGCGCACTGGGCGGCGGAGTCGTCCAGCCCGGGCCTCGCCGGGCGCGCCAAGAACTGGGAGACGTCCGCGGGGCTCAGCCGCAAGGCCTTCCGCACGGGCCGCTTCCTCACGGGGCTCAACGGGCTGCGCCGCGCGCCGGGGGAGTTCGGCGCGCTCGCCGTGCTCGCCAACGCCGGCGAGATGGTCTACTTCTTCTTCGACCACTTCACGTGGCTCTCCCGCGTCGGCGTCCTCGACGCCTGGCTCGCGCGACGCATGAGCTTCATCTCCGCCTTCGGCGAGTCCGTCGGCTACGTGTTCTTCATCGCCATGGACCTCATCATGATCAGGAGGGGCCTCAGGCAGGAGAGGAAGCTGCTCAGGGAGGGCGGGAAGGACAAGGACAAGGAGGTGAAGAAGATCCGGATGGACAGGGTGATGCGGCTCATGGCGACGGCCGCCaacgtcgccgacctcgtcatcGGCATCGCGGACATCGAGCCCAACCCGTTCTGCAACCACGCCGTCACGTTGGGGATCAGTGGGCTCGTCTCGGCGTGGGCCGGCTGGTACAGGAACTGGCCGTCGTGA
- the LOC127770903 gene encoding uncharacterized protein LOC127770903 gives MLVRLEAEEEAVALRAVVLHGWKHCKIVASPDDRELLAPLKPTPHQRPVAAPKIFMDTTRLLAKHTNDLRNGNSKEDGFGDIIKYISEHTSSIKLDVGIKNQAQLKEKYISSTLWLVQAISRAGKALGQCIQRHSKSPQVPRKEVLEHVSSILKFYNFCPTGEGISIESLNLSRYDCPLPSGLILDEFGTTVATHLHAGKEKALVKRLDLQYKRRSFFPYWRSALSFGFPVTIYPSYSYDDKHHRDLEPFIYKRESRDKGSSPAPNHNTGLLASLRQPTTNYQLTRQFGTAALITNHQTKRLFGTAALTLLKVLKKA, from the exons ATGCTGGTGCGGTtggaggcagaggaggaggcagtggCGCTGCGGGCGGTGGTGCTGCATGGGTGGAAGCATTGCAAGATTGTTGCATCACCTGACGATCGGGAGCTTCTAGCACCGCTCAAGCCCACACCACATCAGCGTCCAGTGGCCGCCCCC AAGATCTTCATGGATACGACTAGGCTGCTTGCAAAGCACACAAATGATCTG AGAAATGGTAATAGTAAGGAAGATGGATTTGgtgatattattaaatatatctCCGAGCACACCAGTTCCATTAAACTGGATGTGGGTATAAAGAATCAGGCACAGCTGaaggaaaaatatatttcatcaaCATTATGGCTTGTTCAAGCAATTTCCAGGGCTGGTAAAGCTCTTGGTCAATGCATTCAAAGGCATTCAAAG TCCCCTCAGGTGCCCCGCAAGGAGGTCCTTGAACACGTGTCATCGATTCTcaagttttataatttttgtccTACTGGAGAAGGCATCAGCATTGAAAGCCTAAACCT CTCCCGCTACGACTGCCCCTTGCCCAGTGGACTCATACTTGACGAATTTG GGACTACTGTAGCTACTCATCTGCATGCTGGAAAGGAAAAG GCTTTGGTAAAGAGACTGGATCTCCAATACAAAAGGAGAAGTTTCTTCCCATATTGGCGATCAGCTTTAAGTTTCGGGTTTCCTGTGACGATCTATCCATCATACTCATATGATGATAAGCATCATCGTGATCTGGAACCATTCATCTATAAACGTGAATCGAGGGACAAAGGATCATCTCCAGCTCCAAACCATAACACTGGCCTTTTGGCAAGCTTGCGGCAACCCACAACCAATTATCAATTGACAAGGCAATTTGGTACTGCTGCATTAATAACCAATCATCAAACAAAGAGGCTATTTGGCACGGCTGCATTGACGCTCTTGAAAGTCTTGAAGAAAGCATGA